Genomic DNA from Candidatus Koribacter versatilis Ellin345:
ACGTGAAGAACGGCACCATCGTTCTGAAGGGCAGCGTCAAGACGTCTACACAGAAGATGGAAGCTGCGAAGCTCGCCAAGGCCGTTCCGAACGTGAAGCAAGTCGTCAACGAACTCGAAGTGAAGTCCGACAAGAGCTCGACCTCCGCCTCCGCGGAGTAAGTTCGGCTACTCAATATCTTCTGAGGGTGCCCCATTCTTATCCGTGCAGCGGATAGGGTGGGGCCTTTTGTCATCCTGAGCGAAGCACGCGAAGCGTGCGAAGTCGAAGGACCCCTATCCCACCACAGATTTTTGAGATTGTCCTGCGAGCTAACTACTGGCTGCGATACACAACCTTCAACCGATCATTCTCCAGCGTCCGCGCAATCTGTTTGCGCGCGTGGATGGCCCACGGCCCATTGGCGTCCAGCTTGGTATAGGTGCGCCAATGCTTGAGCGCCTTGCGCGGCATCTTCAACTTCTCAAAGGCAAGCGCCAGGTTGTAATGCGCGTCCGCGTAAGTGGGCGCAAGAATAATCGCAGTCCGATACGCCCGCACGGCTTCGTCCAAACGTCCGGTTTCATCGAGAACGTTGCCGAGATCGAAGTATGCCAGCGCGTAACGCGAATCGATTTCGACGGCCTTGCGGTAGTGCATCTCGGCATCATCGAATTCGCCGCGGTTGTAATACACCGTGCCGAGGTTGATGTGCGCCGCCGCATGGTTCGGCTCAATTTCCAGGACCTTCATATAGGCCGCGATCGCTTCGTCCTGGCTGTTCGGATCTTCTTCCAGCGCCACGCCGCGCGCAAAGAATTCGCTCGCGGTCTGCGCCGAATACATGCGCCGCACGTTGGCCGATACCAGTTGCCCGACCGGCGCAAACTCCATCATGTACTGCCCGCCGATGGGATCCATCGACATGCCTTCATGCCGGAACGCGACTCTTCCGCGCACCGTGATCGCCGACGCCTCCAGCAGCGGATTCTCCAACCCAGCCACCTGCTTCTGCATGGCCTGCAGTGATTCGCGAATCGCCGTCGGGCGCACTTTTTGCGCCCGCAGGTCCCGAACTTTTTTCACTTGAAGGAGATCGAAGAAGGAATACATCTCGGACGAAGCAAGCAAGCCCGCCTTTTCCCAGCCAATCAGTTGCTTGGCCGAGATATGCAGGATGCGCAACACGTCCGCTCGATGGTAACGATGCATCGGGTAGAGTTCAGCTCCAGCCACTGTCAATTATGCGAGCCTGTTACTCCGGAATCAAGGGGCAAGCCCTTCTAAGTAAACAATTTCTGAGGAAAAACCCGTGCGAATTTACATTCGCGCGAAATGGAGAATCTCCGTGCATCATTGCGACTACAAGTATAGCATCTGTATTCGGAGCAGTTCTTATGCCTGAAAACCAACCCATCACCCTGCGACTCGATCCGAAGTTGACGAAAAAACTCGACAAACTTGCGGAAGCCACCCAGCGCAGCCGCACATTTCTGCTCACAGAAGCGGTGAAAGATTATCTATCGATCAACGAATGGCAGATCGAAGAAATTCAGAAGGGTTTGCAGGAAGCTGATGCAGGAGACTTCGCAACCGACGAAGAAGTAGAGCAGGTCTTCAAGAAATACAGACGCCGTGCAGGTTAAGTGGCTCCGTCGGGCCCTCTCCAACCTTCGCGATGAGGTTGACTACATTTCTCGCGATAACCCGACAGCGGCGGAAAACACGGCGGAACTCATCGCTTCCGCTGTGAGCCATCTCGCGCAATTTCCTGCGATGGGACGCGTGGGCAGAGTCTACGGGACACGAGAACTAGTGATTGCCAATACTCCGTACGTGGTCCCCTACCGCGTACGTGACAATCGCATTGAAATTATCCGGGTGTTCCACGCTTCGCGTCGTTGGCCGGACTCGTTCTAGTTTCCTCGATCCGCCACGCTCTTTCCCCACCACTGCAGCACCCGCATCGCCCGCAGTGTATTCCACCGGCTCGGCTCGCCGACGTTCTCTCCGGTTGGAACCGTGATCGCCTCGTTATACGCCTGGTCAAGAATCCAGCGTCCGTCGCTCTGCCGCTTGCTCTCGATAATCCGGATCGCATCGCTCATCCGACCATCGGGCTCCACACCAGCCGCTCGGAAATAGTCGAGCCCACGCAGCACGTCGTAGTGATACCGCGGCGGAAACGCAAACTCCAGGAACTCCGGATTTGCGACTTCGCCGGTCGTGAGCCGCCTGAACAGACCGCGCCGAAGCAGGTACTCTTCCGCACACCGCCTTGCCGCCGTGACGTCTGTCCTAATTCCCACGGCGAGCTCAAACTCGCGTAATCCCTCCAGCACGCAGATCGTCGAGTGAAACGACGACCGCGTACTCTTCGGCGCATCGCAATTCCATCCGCCATCCGCGAGTTGTTCACTCAACAACCGAGACGCCAGGCTCTCCGACGGCCGCCCGAAGTACGACCCCGCCGCCAACGCGCCGCCATTGATGCACGGCTCGGTTTCGCCCTCGACAAACGGCTTGCCGCCCAAGTCCTCTGCCCAGCGAAACCCCGTGTGCAACCGCTCGACCGCCGAGGCCACTGCCGGATCGCTCGAATCCGCGCCGGTTGCTCGCAGCAACTGCATCATGAAGAGTGTCGGCAGCCAGTCCGGCTCATCCGGTAAATGCCAGGCGCCATCGGAGCCCTGTGCCGCCAGCACCGCCGCGCCAATTCCCTCGTGCGGAACCCGCGCCCGTTCTGCTGCTATCTTGGCCGGAGCAGCGTCGGTCAGGTCGCGCATCACCTGCCAGCGAATCGCCGGATCGCCTTCTAGAAGCCAGGAAATCGTATCCATGGCGGCGATGGTATCAACTTCCGGCTACGTCCTGCCCGACAACGCCG
This window encodes:
- a CDS encoding tetratricopeptide repeat protein, with protein sequence MHRYHRADVLRILHISAKQLIGWEKAGLLASSEMYSFFDLLQVKKVRDLRAQKVRPTAIRESLQAMQKQVAGLENPLLEASAITVRGRVAFRHEGMSMDPIGGQYMMEFAPVGQLVSANVRRMYSAQTASEFFARGVALEEDPNSQDEAIAAYMKVLEIEPNHAAAHINLGTVYYNRGEFDDAEMHYRKAVEIDSRYALAYFDLGNVLDETGRLDEAVRAYRTAIILAPTYADAHYNLALAFEKLKMPRKALKHWRTYTKLDANGPWAIHARKQIARTLENDRLKVVYRSQ
- a CDS encoding CopG family ribbon-helix-helix protein, whose protein sequence is MPENQPITLRLDPKLTKKLDKLAEATQRSRTFLLTEAVKDYLSINEWQIEEIQKGLQEADAGDFATDEEVEQVFKKYRRRAG
- a CDS encoding type II toxin-antitoxin system mRNA interferase toxin, RelE/StbE family; protein product: MQVKWLRRALSNLRDEVDYISRDNPTAAENTAELIASAVSHLAQFPAMGRVGRVYGTRELVIANTPYVVPYRVRDNRIEIIRVFHASRRWPDSF